In Tursiops truncatus isolate mTurTru1 chromosome X, mTurTru1.mat.Y, whole genome shotgun sequence, the following proteins share a genomic window:
- the LOC109549490 gene encoding TLR adapter interacting with SLC15A4 on the lysosome-like, giving the protein MLGEAFLIELLYKKPLTCKKTSNDEKETWKKQLLDIEDKSLSPDKMENQNKVMKESLTEQSNDKNKIKSVDEVTVAKCKSASLPGNVSAALPIPKREHDEKQLDLYRSCSCTSICQNYPDLQIGGDHVGNMYDSGCFVEHIRDDAFNGPLLLSVDVPLGHSPISEPLEKLPASKLLNGDEIQEKSMLFHKQPLSNSMLNSYMEKKVDELYKQFLEENLTRCCSITNLMASNLLMNNVNQISLQISQEQNTEASKAREFLLHSLARCNPCNISHGNSSEFSTPNLQISNQRSRELVLHLQ; this is encoded by the coding sequence ATGCTTGGAGAAGCCTTCCTAATTGAACTCCTATACAAAAAACCACTTACATGTAAGAAAACCTCAAATGATGAAAAGGAAACTTGGAAAAAGCAGCTTTTAGATATAGAAGACAAGTCACTTTCCCctgataaaatggaaaatcaaaataaggtcatGAAAGAAAGTTTAACAGAGCaaagtaatgataaaaataaaataaaatctgtggaTGAGGTAACTGTAGCAAAATGCAAAAGTGCATCCCTTCCAGGAAATGTGTCTGCTGCGTTACCCATTCCAAAGAGAGAACATGATGAAAAACAACTAGATTTATACCGATCTTGTTCATGTACAAGTATCTGCCAGAATTATCCGGACCTGCAGATTGGAGGAGACCACGTGGGTAACATGTATGATTCCGGCTGCTTTGTGGAACACATACGTGATGATGCTTTTAACGGTCCTCTTTTACTTTCAGTAGATGTACCATTGGGTCATTCTCCCATCAGTGAACCTCTAGAGAAATTACCTGCCTCAAAGCTTTTGAATGGGgatgaaattcaagaaaaaagtaTGTTGTTTCATAAGCAGCCCCTCTCTAATTCTATGCTTAATAGTTATATGGAGAAAAAAGTGGACGAACTCTACAAACAGTTTTTGGAAGAAAATCTCACTAGGTGCTGCTCCATAACCAATCTTATGGCTTCTAATTTGTTAATGAATAATGTAAATCAGATTAGTCTTCAAATCTCTCAAGAGCAGAACACAGAGGCATCGAAAGCTCGGGAATTTCTCTTACATTCTTTAGCAAGATGTAATCCCTGTAACATTTCCCACGGAAATAGTTCTGAATTTAGCACTCCTAACTTACAAATTTCAAACCAGAGAAGTAGGGAACTTGTATTACATCTGCAATAA